The following proteins are co-located in the Gossypium hirsutum isolate 1008001.06 chromosome A02, Gossypium_hirsutum_v2.1, whole genome shotgun sequence genome:
- the LOC107952297 gene encoding secreted RxLR effector protein 161-like — MIDLGEMKYFLDIEVYQGTNGIFINQKKYANEVFEKFRIGACNGIRNLIAPGSKLSKEEERAQVDGTLFKQIVKSLMYMTVTIPELIYSVCLISRFMSNPMKAHMLAAKRILRYVQATTDFDILYKRNCTYELIAYIDNDYARDLSDQKSTSGYAFMLSG; from the coding sequence ATGATTGATCTGGGTGAGATGAAGTACTTTTTGGACATAGAAGTATATCAAGGCACTAATGGGATCTTCATCAACCAAAAGAAATATGCCAATGAAGTTTTtgaaaaattcagaataggggcTTGCAATGGAATCAGGAATCTAATAGCTCCTGGAAGCAAATTGTCAAAGGAGGAAGAACGAGCACAAGTCGATGGAACCTTATTCAAGCAAATCGTGAAAAGTTTGATGTACATGACAGTCACAATACCTGAACTGATATACAGTGTATGTCTAATCAGTAGATTCATGTCAAATCCAATGAAAGCACATATGCTGGCAGCTAAAAGAATTCTGAGATATGTTCAAGCTACCACAGATTTTGACATTCTTTACAAGAGGAATTGCACATATGAACTGATAGCGTACATAGACAATGATTATGCTAGAGATTTGAGTGATCAGAAGAGTACTTCAGGTTATGCCTTTATGCTAAGTGGATGA